Within Coregonus clupeaformis isolate EN_2021a chromosome 20, ASM2061545v1, whole genome shotgun sequence, the genomic segment TGCATATAAGCTTGTCACGACAGCCCCATGAGGCTTGCAATGACTGCCATTGATACATTTCTTTACTATTGTGTGTCTTTTTAGACTGACAAAAGGCATGTAAACATTCCATATAGAATGGCAATTACTGTGCATACAGTGTCTGTACTGTAAGTGATATATTGTATGATAGAGAGTTAAGAACAGAGGGTAGGACAAAGCCTATCTGGAATTATGCACTAGACCAGAGAGACtatagcctgagtaccagtctctttagctaacattccactccttgccactccttgtcattgccaatgttagctaaagagactggtacccaggctagagagACTATTCTGACAAGTGTAACAGGTGCTACTCATTTGTGCTGAATTTAATGACTGTTGAAGTTGCACCAGAAATGAAAGAGGCATCATGACAAATACTATAGTTTATGTTGAgtacaaaaatacaaaaataatcatTCAAATTTCACAGTAGGTACACTGGTACATGTACATGAAATGGAGTTGTATTTACAAGAAACTACTTTTAATTGTTCAACAAccttatgtatatattttttaaatccaaaGATCAATGAAATCATCTAGATAAATGGGCAGCACTATTCATTCACATCAAAATAACCAATAGCTATTTGCAAATAGCTATCTGCCCGTTTGGTTCAAATGGTTGACAGTATTTCAACATTGAACAGATATATTCAGCTTCATAGTCTGGGGATCCGGTGAGTTAACTTGAGGTCATTTGGCATTCCCAGACAAATTTGATTCTGTTTTCAATTTGATAAGGCTAACAACATTTGTCCGATTTTTCAGTTCCACTATTATGGTGTATTCAACAACCCGAATGGCATTATATTGAACTCGTATGACACACAAACATATGAAATAAACAAAGCCAAGACTTCAACAGTGGAGGTATTGTAAAGGCTTGGGGTTGAACCAACAGCCTAATAAAACTGCTGCAGGCTGAACTAAACTGTTAATTTAAGTAATCAGTGGGTGGCTCAGAGTTTTGATTGGGCTCCAGCATAAACAGTGTCGTACTCTGTGCAGGCAGAGCGAGAGGAGACATACTGTATAGTTTTGTTTTGGCTGAGTCTCCCCTCACCTCCAAACAAAGACTGAAACACAGACAGCAGTTGCCCTGTTTTGCTGAGAGCGAATGGAAACCATATTGTCATCCTCTAAATGTGGTATCCAGTTTCCAAACAAATTGAGGTTGCTTGCCATGCTGCTTTTAGGGGGTTAAAGCACTTCATTTAGGGATatgaaaaaacacaaaaataaaaacaacTCTTTGAAATAAAAGAATGCCAGTGACCATTGAAATACATGTACacctaaaaacaaaacacaataaatacttttttttgtaaAAGCTGACCTATGGATATATGGATTTGTATACAGGGTAAAAACATAAATAGAACAGATTTGATACCTTCTCCAATAAATAGTAGCGGTATTTATTTACAATATACACATATATTCCTCTACTCAAAGTCGACTACATATTTATTTTTCAAGATATATGCCTTTCATCTGTCTCCACAGTTTTACGAGCAAATCATCCCATTTAACATACATTGCATGCATCAACAAATACAGTATTGGTTTCCTTTTGGAAGAAAAACGGTTACTTCCAGCAGGTTCTCCCACATCAAATGTATCGTCATTCTATGTACAGGTAGTAGGGATGGAGGGGATAAGTGATTGTAAAAAAGAGGTCAACATCAATCAGAGCTTGGGGAGTGAACAGTGGGACAACACTGGTTCACCTATCGAAGGTGATCTCTTGGAAATCTTCGTACCAGGTGGACTGTAGTACCAGGTGGACCACACCAGAACTGTTCCTCTAGAGTGAATTCTCCTCACTGCCCTCCAAATCCAGAGTGTTCCTCGgaacacctgagagagagaaccCAAGACAAAATGATCAAGCACAGCAAACACATGCCAAATCAATGCAAAGTGCTAAGAAAAGCCAACGGTACTAAAAGTACTAAATATCTAAAGTCACATTAGAAAAAATCGATTTAGGTTGTTTATTCATTTCTATACTTAGGCTGTGTTGACAGATCAGGAAAGGTGAAGGGGACTTACTAGAGCAGTTGCCATAGTGACGCACTCCTATGGACCGCCCCAGGAAGCAGGTGGCTCTGCGGAGGTGGCAGGCGCTGGGGTAAGTGATGTTGTCATTGCCACATATAGGCACCTCGGACTTCAGCGGTATTGGGCAGGGGGTCATGCGGCACATGACACAGTGGGCACTGTTAGTCTGGTCCGTCACACAGGTGTGGGTACCCGGGCACACCACATTGGAGCACGACTCTGGACAGAACATGGACACATAATGCATTAGTGATCCAGTATCGCTACAAAGGAATGTTTATTATTTGTATCCAATAATGTGTGTAATATGGCTTCAGTAGCACAATTACGTTTTGAAATAACCAAATTGCTGACATGCAAGATAACTATTTCGAGGGCACAGGTGTTCTCACTTTTGCATTCTCCCTGGTACATGACCTCCAAATCAGGGTGTCCCTTACAGCGGGCCATCAGTAGGGCACACTCATCATGGTAGGAGTTCCCATCGCTCCCACACACAGCATGTTTTATGGAGACGTTAGTGCAGTCAGGAGAGCACACACATTGAGGACGTCCAGCCATCATCTTACACACCTTCCCTGGGCCACAATTCACACCATCACACGTCTCTGCAAAACATAGAGTAGAAAGTCAGTATTATTGTCGAAGCATTTACTTAAATTCAATGGTCTGTCATCAAGTGATCCAGATCAACTGATGCTCAAGATGCATTCTCCACAGAACAGAACAAATGGATGAAAAATATTGTCTTTCACCGCAGCATGATTCATCCAGCAAAACATTTACAATAAACACATATTTTGTTTATGGTCATACTCAAGGATGTCTAGTCTGTAAGAATGTGTCTGAGGTTGTGCCTGTTTCCATAACAGTGGGATGGATCCCTGTAATGATAAAGGCAGGACTAAGCCTCatagatggatggaggggtgttTGAGCAGACCGAGCCAGTTCAAAGGCATGTCACTGGGCTTTACAGGCTGACAGATGTGGCAGGAGGAAACGCAGGCTAAACGGACACTAGTAGACTGTCCAAGGCCCAGCCAGGTCAATAGGAAGTATCCTAGTACTGTAACCCTAAAACAACACAGATACCATCGCCACTTTTCAACAGGCTTCTCGGGACCCGTTTGATCCTGATACAGAGTGATGTTCGGCCCTGATCCCTGAGATCCGGTAGAAAAGCAGGACTTTATTGCCTTTCTCTGCGAGCACTTGCTTTAATATCCTGTTATTCTCCATCTCCAAAGAGGCCAACTCTGCTACCTCTGGGTTTCTCACACAAGTATCAGATTTGTCCCCCTCCCTTCCAGCGAATCCAAGCAGTTCCCTTTTTCTGTGATGTTTTGGTCCGGTTTACTGGCAGCCTGTTATGATTTTATACGTTTTCACAAATCAATGCAGATTGAAAAATAGGCCAGACATGGAGCGCTAGTCAACACCCAGGAATGCTTTGAAACACTGGAAATCAGTAGCCCCCAGAGGACCAACTGTGGAGGTTCAGTCTGAGTCTGACAGGGAGTGCTATGATAATAGAACAGCACTTCCCCACAGTATCACATATACATTGATGCTGTAGTTCTGTTCTTTCAGTCTGACTAATGATCCAGATAGTGCTCCACATTATGAGGAACAGACGTCTGGGCATGTGGCAGACATTTCTCTTGTGGTAAACAGGAATTCATTTTTTTCTCTGAGGGGAGGCAACCAGGCCTGTGTCCCAGCCAGCATTGGGAAATAAATCATGCAGAGTGaattagaggagggaggagggatgcgGAGGAAGGTTATTGCCCATTTATTAGATTTGTTCAATTTCATTCATTTGCACTACAACTTTGAAGAGATATATTAGTGAACAGTTCCAAGTGATAGACCAGCCTCTCGATAGAGATATACAAATGCAGCTAAATGATTGAATTTTATAGCTTGTCTTTCATAACGTGTCTGCTTCTCATTCTGGATCACTTGAGTTCATACACTTATCATTGAAGCATCTTGTTATTAATGAGAACATTTCATTATTTCCTTGTCATTCTAATGCTGCTGTTGATTTGGCTGATACCGTTTAGGTAATAAACAGCATGCTAGGAATAGCCTTAATCTCCATTGAAAGAAGAAAACATCATCCATCATACACTCGTTGGCAGGGATGCTACTACATTTTGAAACTAGGATTAAATTGGTATTTGGTAGCTGCTAAAGGCTTCAGCCTTGCTGACACTaatcattacatttttacattttagtcatttagcagacactcttatccagagcaacttaaagttagtgagtgcatacatttttatttttcacactgaccccctgtgggaatcaaacccacaaccctggtgttgcaagcgccatgctctaccaactgagctacacggggccatccCGACATGGCTTAAAATAATCCACTATACCCTGTCCAGAGATCACATGCACATGTTCAGGTGCCTCCACAACCTTAGTTTCTAAAAACAGGAATAAATATCCTTGAGTGAACCTGAATACCTGGCCAAGGCTTCCAATAGTGGAAGTGACTCAAAACAGCTGGACAGAGTTAGACGGAACGCCTGGCCCAGATCCACAGCTAGGTTTTCAAAAAACGTTTAAGAGACCTCTGGAAATCGATTTAGCTTGGAAATTCCACATGGATCAAAGTTATCCCAAGAAGAAGACAGGTGGTGCGGTTATGGCCAAATGAGCTACCATTTGGAACTATACTCAAAATGTGGCCCCTTAACTTCTTTGCTTCATTCATTGTCAGTTATGTTGCTATCTATTAAATATAATCTATCTTTAATTCATCCAAATATGCTCCAACACATCTAAATGAAATgtggcagtatgaaaaatgttttGAGAGGAGCACAAGGGTAATGAGGTTTTGGTGCTACCTGTGAGCAGCTGTTACTCGTTTTAGATCTGCCACTGCTTATCAGTGACTACATTTTCCCACAGTGACAAATGAAGACCTGCACCCAATCTTGCATTTCAGAGGTTGACAACAGAGGGGACCATATGGAGAAGCTAATAACCATCTAACTTGTCTGAGGTACCTTTTGGACACTACCAGGGATGGTGGTTTGCGATAAAATGATAAAAAGTCAAGGATTGTTATAGTAGGGAATcataatcaaaataaatcagcatCTACTTTTAAGTCAAATAGTTTGAGAAAAAGCAAAACACCCTCATTAATGAAAGGGTTGACTGATACTGTCATTTTGACACAGTTGGTTCACAGCAGGTCATTGTGGGAACTGTAGTGTGTTGTTACCTTTGCAGAGTTTGCAGGACACGATTCCCAGGAAGCCCAGCAGGCTGACCTCGTTGATGGGCAGACTGGTGTTGGACCAGGCCGTGTCCAGACGGCCCCTGGCGCAGCATTCCTCTCTGCTGACCCCGCGCATCAGCACCATGTCACAGCGCTGCTCCTGGCTCTGCTGTAGCCAGCACATCCCCGCTGAACACACCACAACAAACACAATAACATGTCTAGTTTGAGTTTTTCTACATACTTAACATACATGACTTCACATGATTGACATACTTAAAGTAGACACACTTGAATGTATACAATGGCCTCCTGGAAATACAAATAGCCCACTTCAGTTGACTTCAGGCCATAATATAAGTATATGGCTCTGGCCCACTTGTACAATATTCAGGACTCTGTCTAATCTACATCAAAGTGGGCTGAATGGACCAGATCAGTCATAGCCAGACCTGGCTGAACTCTCTCTCCACAAACAATACACTTCATCAGCATCTAATCCCCCAATttagacaggagagtagagaccTGCTGTTGCACAATCATAGAGTTATGTTTATAGGTTTTCGAACTCATCACTTACACATCTCTCATATTgttttaatataataataatatataaagtATACTAAAGTAGCCTAAATTAGACATTAAAATTACTTTGGAATCCATAAACATGCAGTTCTGTATACTAATGCCAACCAGTGATAAAGTAGCTAACTGTTTGCCTTTAATACATACATTATTATTAAGCTGTAGTAACAGCATGTGCACCTGCACTCTGTAAATATAGAATTATCAGTATCAAGCAAGCAAAACTATGGCTTTAGTTGGTTTATGTTCATTATTCCATTTTTTACTGTCCATTTTGAATGATACAAAACTTTGAATAACATTTAAAAATAACATATTAATGTTAGACTATAATTTTTATAGCAAAACTTTGTTTCATAATTATTTCATAATTAATCATAATGAATCTAGTATAAAAAATGATTTATTAGAAAATACATTTGAACAGCTTTACTCACCATTAACATGGTATCTTCCAAAGATTTGACTCAAAGCAACAAGTGTCACACCGAAAAGAGCAGTCAAAAAGCCCATGGTGGTGGTCACAAGAAAATATAAAGTTGTAAAATAAAAGTTGTGGCAAAACTTGCAAAATATTGTGAACTTGCCAATGGGGAAGTTCACAGAGTTCTCTCTCTTAAGTGAATGAATGTGTTGTAAGTGATGTTGTTCCCCTCTATATAAATATTTAGGCCTAACCCACTGAGTTATGCTGCTGGGATGGGCGATGGTCTCAGCCAGTTAAAATGCTGCAACGGACAGTGTTCTTCGTGAGACGTCCCCTCACCAGAGTGCAACAGACGTAACTGCACCATGCATCTTCTGATTATGTTATTGTgattgtagagtagagtaggtatTGCACATTTCAAATTGGTTTTGCAtcattttaaattattatatgGGAATAAATAATACATAATTTTTCATTCAAATATTTATAATAATGTAGAACCCCTTTAGCACTTTTCAGCTTTCAATTGTGTTACATAGAGATAATTTGATCTGTGGACAATGTTGACTATAATCAataacaacaatatcacaattcTGTCTTTAAAAAAGTGGTATACTGATAACAGGATATATGACATGCTGCTTTGCTTATAGCCTGGATTGTTTTAAGAGTGTAGTGACCATAGTGACTTATTAGGCATATTTTCTTTGCAAATGGAAGCAGTCTCTTACTTAACACTTGTCTGGGTCTGTTGTCTAGGTTCTGTCTGGTTTGTGTTGCATGTCCTATCCTCCCAATTGAACTCATCAGATTGTGAGATGTGATTATGGGAGACTGTTGTTACACAAGTCCATAGTGCTTTGTGGATGTGTGTCAGATTTTCCTTATGGGTTAATTAACTCAAAAATAAAGAATAGTTCAAGAATTCAAGAATTCAATAATGATTCTTAATTTCCCTCAGTGCAGACGAGTCTAATTTCCTCAACTATACAGACTATTATTGCACTGTAGATTAACCTAAACCGTATGCAAAGTGAATCTGTATCATTAACTAGCCTATGAAATCAGATACGTCCTGCCCATAGACAGTCACAACTACCACTAAGCTCGATGTGGTTAGATAAATACCCATATGTTAGAGATGGGGTATCAGCCTTTGGGTAAGCCAGGGGACAGACCTTTTCACTTTTTAAGCTAATACATGATAAAATACATTTGTGGCCCCAAGTCAGTCTTCAACAGTGGCAGGGCCACCAAGGCAGTGAAGCAGAAGCAGATGCAAAATATGAGTATCAGACTGATGGTAGGTGAATGTGGTAGCTAGGAGGGGGTCTGAcaccagggttgggtaggttactttctaaatgtaatccattacagttactagttacctgtccaaaattggaatcttttggattacctaaactCAGTATCGCactctgattactttcagttactttggATTACTTTcaccttaagaggcattagaagaagacttaaaggatccatcaaactcatttggtgtgtcatcatagcggtctctgacttgtggtcagactcgctcaggtggaacaaacataAACTTGTGcctttttttcaatgctgaattgaatgtaatTTAGAAAACAGAAAGGCGTCataaggattttttttctcccgcaaacatcctttctgaattgaaaagtaatccaagaagtaatcatctagtttttcaaaagtatctgtaatctgattacaatatttttgcaaattacatgtaactgattacatgtaatacATTTAATCAGTTACTCCGTAACCCTGTCTTGCACTCATTTCACTGATACAACCCCTAAGTGAGAATGGCAGAGTGAGCCTCATTTTAGCCACATGTACGCCTCCATCCTTCTTCCTGAATCCCTGGTTGTTGATCAGAGAGCCGTCCTTGTGGCCTACATGGACACATCTGGCTGCTAGCCGATTGATTTCTGTGGAAATGGAATACCTTTCAGAGGCATCACAACCCCCCCCTTCTGTCTCTGGCTTTAATGTAGTCCCTTTGATGGTGGAGAAAATGAAAGTAGCATATGCTGTTGCTGTAAATTGTGATGAATGATGTTGCCTTCTGTTGCTGTACAGA encodes:
- the fstl3 gene encoding follistatin-related protein 3 gives rise to the protein MGFLTALFGVTLVALSQIFGRYHVNAGMCWLQQSQEQRCDMVLMRGVSREECCARGRLDTAWSNTSLPINEVSLLGFLGIVSCKLCKETCDGVNCGPGKVCKMMAGRPQCVCSPDCTNVSIKHAVCGSDGNSYHDECALLMARCKGHPDLEVMYQGECKKSCSNVVCPGTHTCVTDQTNSAHCVMCRMTPCPIPLKSEVPICGNDNITYPSACHLRRATCFLGRSIGVRHYGNCSSVPRNTLDLEGSEENSL